The Plasmodium falciparum 3D7 genome assembly, chromosome: 12 genome contains the following window.
tttaatacagCATTGAAAAGAGACGAAGATAAAGGAAAAACAAATTATGTACATTATAGAAAATTACGAAATgctaaaaataatataaaattaaaaaatttattcttATCACACCAACAAAATGATActatttatgataatataaatggtaATATTTGTGATAATTTATACGGTAATGTCAATACCTATCAAAACTCAGCTTCTCTTATATTTGTAGATCCACAtaatttaacaaatataaatatttccaacgaattaaataataatatcaatataaattgttcgaaaaataaaaaaaaaaaaaaaccatcATCAAATGATCAAAATAATACTGAAAATGAAGACATGCAAAATAGCTCATCTGATAATCCATATGATGATTCAAATTTTATATCTTATCATGAAAGTATAGATTCTACAAGTAGTACAGATAAATatcataaaagaaaaatgaccCCTATGGAAAGtatgtttttaaaatatacattaaatACATCAGAAGATGCATTAtccaataaatataatgtaactagcaaaaataaaaataaaaaagaatatttaagttttcttaaatataaagatgCAAACAAAATTCAACGTTATCATATgttattaagaaaaaatggTCTTGGAAgattgtttttttataatttaagaaaaatgtataattatgtatataatctATATGATTTCATACCTCTTTAtcttatacaaaatatattaatacattattatgatatatatcaaCATGTAAaccaatattattatcatgatgATAAAGAATATCCCACTTTTTTTACACAAcaaaatgaagatgatgaataTGAATATACCAAGTTTTCTAAAAATTTCTTTAATACTaataaatggaaaaaaatgtattcgAAATATGAAGACAAACTAAATAACGAAACATATCCGGAACcaccaaaaaaatatatttcaaataaaCAGCgacataaagaaaatattctAATATACCAAAATTTGCAAAATGATCATATGaataatcattataatattgctaataatgatatagaaaataaaaatcaaacCAATTCATCATACCTTTTTAATGTTCACCATCAAAATTGCCCTTCTCTATCATCAAACAATCTtgtaaatattaatagtacTTTAATCAATGACCACCATTTTGTACAAACAAATAATGATCATATGAACATCATACAACATATGGAGAACATTCCAGAAATGTCGGAATGTAATTTAAAAACTGaccaaaataataacatcTTTAATTTTCCacaagataaaataaatcctGATACaatgaagaaaaatgaaaaaatggaaTTCTcggtaaataaaaaaataaaaacaaaccATAACACAActggatataataaaagaaataatgatAGGTATAATTATTCTAGTACTCCTAATTTTTTTGGAAAAGATGAATATGATAACACATCATATGaggattatataaaaaaaaaaaaaaaaaacttctCTTCAACAAGTAGAAGAAAacgaaataataatataaatatgaaagaaTTTTTTGCAAATGGACGTtatgataaattattaagtataaagaaaatatttatgatattcTATAATTATTTGAGGAAGTGTCATTTTAtcgataaaaaaaattcttgtaagaatttatataaatcatttttaaaaaaatatttaaaatcagctaatgtatatttacaatttatagcttatattatattctccatatatgattataattcattagcaaaaaaatatttagatTATATACACTTATATAGTGATAttagtaaatataatatattccttcatatattaaatatcgACGAAGactatgataaaatatatatatatcaaacattacaattaatatatcatccatatttttatctaatgtataaattatataaatatctaaAAATAGATGCCTCCCCAGTATTATTACATGATTTTTATGAAAACTGGGAAGAATTTACAAAATCCCCATCTTTATTTCAACCTAGCAAAAATTATTTCacattaattaaaaaacatTTCAAAAGAAAATGTGTAAGTTGTAATAAGTCtccaaaaaaaatacttatCTGTCTCTATTGTGGTTCAACTGTTTGTCTGCATGAAGGTGACCATGTGTCCGGACCCTTATCACAAACTATAAGTAAATGTGTGTACCATACGACCATCTGTGGAGGAGAGCAATGTTTATACTTATGTTTAAATACATCATCGGTAATAAGAACGATCAATAATGTGTATATgtttgtgtatatattttattattatattattattttattattatttattataatttttttttttttttttaggtgTTGTTTACGAGTGAAAACCGATTCGATTTTATGAGTGGACCTTATGTCGACAAAAATGGAGATGTGGACTATCAATTAAAGAGAGGAAAAAATTTATACCTTTCTTCTTATAAGTTGAACAAACTTTTTGACGTTATAATTAATTCAGCAGTTGGTAAGTTTTTAAAATAGcgaaattaatatatgatatgatatatatactatgtgcacatatatatatgtatatatttattttatttttgcagatgttgaaatatataagcaTACGTTGAAATCGGAATAATTACCtccatatcttttttttttcttttttatcatttagtTGTTCATTTAATAgtcctaaatatatatatatatatatatatatatatatatgtggttACAagtgaacaaaaaaaataactgcatttcatttttttgaaaaattaaaaaatatttatatatatatatattatgtatgttcctttttataattattaaaaaaaaaaaaaaaaagatgaagtaactttatattttttctcttaACTTTTACAAttgtaatttaaaaaaaaaaaaaaaaaaaaaaaaaaaaaaattaaaactgAAATggaaatgaaaattataattataattgaaTAAAATTGTTCTTAAATTATGTACAAGTcaggtaattttttttttttttttaaataaatagctagcacataatatatatatatatatatatatatatatatatatatatatataatatttcattatatacaaTTTGGTTTTATTTCATCTTTTCATTATAACCCCAATTACAAGATTTATAGTATTTcctaaaagtatatatatataaaaagatggGATTTTAAAAGGTATACACGAAtggcatatatattatatatatatatatatatatatatatgtgtatgtatatttttaacgTTCATAGTTTTACACTACAAATATGATGTTATacaaagaataaaaaaaaaaaaaaaaacatttatattaatatgtacagatattttttttactttgtTTTTGGttagaatattataaaagtgctacgatatatatgtttttaaatatatatattttttttttttctgacgtcatatattttatatgcacCTGTATTTGTGCTCACATATaaattacacatatatataatatatatatatatattgtagtacttattaaattatttatttacctTTTTGGAAAAGAGTCAAGATGAGAAAAGATTTGTACACTTTGGATGGAGGTAAGATTAGCGAATTAGGGCGTCTTGGGTACGAAAATTTCGATTTTTTATCGTACGAAatgaatgaagaaaatgaaaataatgataatatgatatctatattagaaaatattcatttaagTTATTTATTAGGTGGTTGTAATATTATAGGTACTAATACGTTTCAAGTTAATTTATATAGTTTCAAAAAGTTAGGTATTGATAACGGAGaagaaattttaaataaatatattaatatagcATATAATagtcttttaaaatatgaagaaataaaaagaaaaagtaaagatgatataaatgtattGCTTAATcctagaaataaaaatatatctgtTTATGATTATTTGTCTTCTTATCAtaagataagaaaaaaatttgaCATTTTACATGAAAAAGAtgtttcatttaatatagaCAATTATttgaaagatataaaaattgaaCAAAACATAggacataataaatatagaaaatttaataaaaataggaataattatatttctttttctaatgGTCCTTATAGTAGTACTTTTGCAGATTTCAGTGAATATTCAGGTGTAatgcaaaaaaataaagaggaCAAAaatggggaaaaaaaaaaaaaaatgaagaaaaataaagaaaaaaaggaagaaaaaaaaaacaaatatataaatgataatttatGTAATTTTGTAGATGAAAAATCccaaggaaaaaaaaaaaaaaatatgagcGAATATTATCAacttgataaaaatattattaagaataaaaataatattgataggaatataaaaaaatctattaattataaagcatattataaatattctttatattatgatatacaaatgaatatatCAAGTGTTAATTCTTATGGTCGAGAGAAATATAATCCTATAGAAATTGTACccaagatgaaaaaaaaaattcaaaatgtAAATTGTACTAATAAGGATGagacaaatataataaatacacacaataataataacaatgataacatattttttaataaaaaattatttaattatggaatagaatattatatagatGTAAGTGATCAAGAGATTATATCAAACTGCCTATTCAAATTAAATACCTTTTGTAAAAACAGTGACAAATTACATTTGTTTTCTTTAACAACTTTTTCAAATATAAGAGAAGTAttaacattttataattgtataaaatattatggatccacatttaataataaggttattataaattttttttgtaacagTTGTAAATATGTAGGATGTTCAAAGTATTCTTTTTTTGATATTGtaagtattttattatatctagATTcttacaataaatatattaaagctATAGGATTAAATTGTGTAAATATAGAATAtgtatatgatttattttatccctttcaaaaatatatatgtccgtataataatattaatactaATTTGTATCACAGTCAAAATATTCAAATGAATAACATTGTAAAAGATGTAATGAAGgacctaaaaaaaaatagatatataaatgactttaattttttttgttcaccTAATAAATCTTTAGAAGTGGTCTCATTTGATGATCAAAACGGAGATGTGCATTTTCATAATTCAGCAAATAAGACAAATCATGTATACAACTATATTGAAAAGTGGATAAATGTGCATGTAAATGGTTTTGGTGGgtgttgttattataatcCTTACGATATATCTTTGATTAATTACAAAATTAATGAGTTATTATAAAGTTTAAAGGAATTACACAAACaagcaaatatatatatatatatataataattataattttttatatttatttttttaattttgtggGGGTTATTTGTGTAAAAATTGCTCCCTCTTAATACCTCCCCAATTGGGGatatggaaaaataaaaacgttaacatgacaaaaaaaaaaaaaaaaaaaataaaataaaaaataaataaatacatatatgtaatatatatatatatatatatatatatatatatatatatatttagttatatttatatattgagaACACTTTCATTTAACCTTTAATCCTCGTCACTGTCAGTATTTTCTGAATCACTAAATTCTTCTGGAATACGCTTCTCTTCGGAGGAAGCACatgtttgtatttttttataaaattttttgtaaatatctTCCTTCTCATTCAGTTCAAAAATATGTTTGTcttcattataaatatattcaatcatagattttttattttgtattcctacttctttttttaatgtgAAAATTGGTTTGTCCGTTTTGATTGTACCTTTATAATCAATTAATAAACCATCACATTTATAAACATGtcgatatttatatttacaatacCACGCACATAAACATcgattataaatttttacaCAATTATCATTACATATTTTGCATTCACTCATATTAAAGTTTAAACtatctttcatttttttaattattctaTTTTCTATTCTTCTCATTCCCACACATAATAAAAACCTTCCACCATTTCTCCAATCAATTGGGTACCTTGGGATTAAACTCGTAGGAatctattaaaataaataaacaataaataataaaataaaaaaaaaaaaaaaaatatatatatatatatatatatatatatatataatatgtatatacctTTGTTGTTGGGTACACTGGGTCATACAAGGACTTTCCATGTTGGTGATTGCCTAACAcgcaaaaataaaataaaaaaataagtaaatatatatatatatatatatttttttttttttttttaccccTATATCCAATGGGCCTTCTACCCGTTGGTGCTTTGGGTAATTTTGCCTTTAAAATGTTTAACTTCCTggacattatatattaagataaaaaagaaagaaacagaaaaaaaattatatcatcCTTTTTTTGTTGGGCAAAcctatacataaatataatatgtataatatatatatatatatatatatatatatatatatatatatatatttatttatttaattattcccattatgtatttaatattatgatattatgtacatattaaaaGCACCACAAATcgaaaatatacaatatgtatatataatatatatataatatacctaTCACATATGTGTATTTTAACTTTTGGTTATTTAAGACATAATTTACTTCATTAAAGgcaaagataaaaaaaaaaaaaaaaaaaaaaaaaaaaaatgttatattttcataaatcGTAAATACccctttaatatatacatatatatattatttataaatatatgtattttatttttttttaaaattaaaaaaaaagaaaaaaaaatttaatatatattatatagtaatcatatataaaaaatattatatatatataatatatatatatatatatatatatatatatatatatatatatatatatattatatactatAAGAATATCATATGCGTATcattgatattatatataatacatcataaaaatatagtatACTATACAATATTTTCTtctagtattatatatatataataatattatatatatatatatatatatatatatatttcaaatatatatatattttactcatcatatattaattatttcataaaaaatatattcctttaatttttgatatattaatattataataaaaaaaatatatatatataatatatgtaatatatactatatttaacaaattacaataattatatgtttatatatatattatatatttcatatatttttaaaacgcATGAATTATGTTCAAATACTTACTATCATTTTCtacatgaaataaaaaatatatatttatatacttttttttttggtaaaataaaaaaaggctTTACGTTCtcacataatataaatatatatatatatatatatatatatatatgtgaaataaaagaagatgatatattttaaataatcatttattt
Protein-coding sequences here:
- a CDS encoding homocysteine S-methyltransferase, putative, which codes for MRKDLYTLDGGKISELGRLGYENFDFLSYEMNEENENNDNMISILENIHLSYLLGGCNIIGTNTFQVNLYSFKKLGIDNGEEILNKYINIAYNSLLKYEEIKRKSKDDINVLLNPRNKNISVYDYLSSYHKIRKKFDILHEKDVSFNIDNYLKDIKIEQNIGHNKYRKFNKNRNNYISFSNGPYSSTFADFSEYSGVMQKNKEDKNGEKKKKMKKNKEKKEEKKNKYINDNLCNFVDEKSQGKKKKNMSEYYQLDKNIIKNKNNIDRNIKKSINYKAYYKYSLYYDIQMNISSVNSYGREKYNPIEIVPKMKKKIQNVNCTNKDETNIINTHNNNNNDNIFFNKKLFNYGIEYYIDVSDQEIISNCLFKLNTFCKNSDKLHLFSLTTFSNIREVLTFYNCIKYYGSTFNNKVIINFFCNSCKYVGCSKYSFFDIVSILLYLDSYNKYIKAIGLNCVNIEYVYDLFYPFQKYICPYNNINTNLYHSQNIQMNNIVKDVMKDLKKNRYINDFNFFCSPNKSLEVVSFDDQNGDVHFHNSANKTNHVYNYIEKWINVHVNGFGGCCYYNPYDISLINYKINELL